In the genome of Nycticebus coucang isolate mNycCou1 chromosome 12, mNycCou1.pri, whole genome shotgun sequence, one region contains:
- the LOC128562282 gene encoding olfactory receptor 6C2-like, translating to MRNQTTIRTFILLGLTDDISLQILLFIFLFVSYMLSASGNLTIITLTLIDSRLKTPMYLFLQNFSFLEISFTTACIPRFLYSILSGDKSITYEACATQLLFTDLFAVTEFFLLATMSYDRYVAICKPLHYMTIMNSRVCNNAIVFCWVAALIVILPPISLGLGLEFCNSNIIDHFCCDASPILKISCSDTWLIEQMVIVCAVLTFIITLMCVVLSYSYIIRTILRIPSAQQRKKAFSTCSSHMIVVSIAYGSCIFIYVKPSAKDEVAINKGISLLITSISPMLNPFIYTLRNKQVKQAFNASVKKIAFLSKM from the coding sequence ATGAGAAATCAAACAACAATAAGAACCTTCATTTTATTGGGACTGACGGATGATATTTCACTACAAATTCTgctttttatctttctgtttgtttcttacATGTTGAGTGCATCTGGAAACTTAACTATCATCACCCTCACTCTGATTGACTCCCGCCTTAAAACACCTATGTATCTTTTTCTCCAAAATTTCTCCTTCTTAGAAATTTCATTCACAACTGCTTGCATTCCCCGATTCTTGTACAGCATATTATCTGGGGACAAGTCCATTACCTATGAAGCTTGTGCCACTCAACTGTTGTTTACAGACCTCTTTGCAGTAACGGAATTTTTCCTTCTGGCCACCATGTCCTATGATCGCTATGTCGCTATCTGTAAACCTTTGCATTATATGACCATCATGAACAGCAGAGTCTGCAATAACGCTATCGTTTTCTGTTGGGTGGCAGCACTAATCGTCATTCTCCCACCAATTAGTTTGGGTTTGGGCCTGGAATTCTGTAACTCTAATATCATTGATCATTTTTGCTGTGATGCATCTCCTATCCTGAAGATATCATGCTCGGACACCTGGCTGATAGAACAGATGGTGATAGTGTGTGCTGTGTTGACATTCATCATCACCCTCATGTGTGTGGTTCTCTCATACAGTTACATCATTAGAACCATTCTAAGAATCCCCTCTGCCCAGCAAAGGAAAAAGGCCTTTTCCACTTGTTCTTCCCACATGATTGTTGTTTCCATTGCTTACGGGAGCTGCATCTTCATTTATGTCAAACCTTCAGCCAAGGATGAAGTGGCTATTAATAAAGGGATTTCACTCCTTATTACTTCTATTTCACCCATGCTGAATCCCTTTATTTACACGCTAAGAAACAAACAAGTGAAGCAAGCTTTCAATGCCTCAGttaaaaaaattgcatttctatCAAAGATGTAA